The following is a genomic window from Fundulus heteroclitus isolate FHET01 chromosome 16, MU-UCD_Fhet_4.1, whole genome shotgun sequence.
TCTGAGGAGGGGAGTTGAGACACCTGAGAGGCAATGCGCTGTGGAGGCCAGCACAGcgttaagtaaaaataaaaaaagcagtagaaatgcaacaaaaatatAAGCTACACTGAAGCACTGAGGAGAGTTCAAGGACAAAGGACAAGAGAAATAAACCTGGCAGAGAATCAagttccaaaacaaagtggaGACAGGAGAAAACTTTGCTCCAACACTGGAGAAACCCATTTTATTCATAGCCTATGTCATCAGCTGCATCGATCAAGCCAAACATAAGACGGAGAAAATAAGAACCATTGCAATAGGAGCTGAAAAGCGTTTGGGACTTATAGAAGTAACTTGGGAAAAGATTGTTAAGAGGTTAGAGACAGATGGAAGGGCAGGAACGTCTGGTATTTAGGGTAAAACCAGATGTTAGCGAGTCAAAAGAATGCTTATCAGTGTAAAACAGTGTAGCAAGTAAATATATTAGATAGAATAAAGCCATTCTGTTCCACTTTCCATACCAGTAGGTGGATGtagtttgccaaccgccattaaacatcaaagagaagaagaactgTCAGTCAGGTCTGGCATTTATAATACCAGATGACTACTAATATAAAGGACATAAAGACTGTTTTGCCAGTGGAACTGCCAAATTGCTCATGTTTTTATCAACAAAGATAAATCACACCCCCAAAGACATCAGACTCAGTGAATTTGCTGCTTGAAACCACATCTGTTGTTTTAAGAAGCACGGCTGTTCTGTGTCACCTTGCTGAAACCATCTCTGCTGAGCGTGTCCACATTCCAGGGCATCTTCTTCTCCTCTCTGCGGTGTTCGTCCATCCTCTTCGCCCAGTCTCGCTCCTCTTTCTTCAACTTCTTCTCCTCGGCCTGGACTTTGCTCAGCTCTGCTTTGGCATCATCTGACGCGGCCACGCTCAGCTGCTGCAGTTTCTTCTGTGTCTCGGCCAGCTTACGCCGACAATCGAGTAGACTCTTGTTGATTTCTTCGCCTTTCTTCTCAAACTCTTCCATTCTCTCCACGCGAGCCTGAAAACGCAGGAATTCAGGTTTTGATCATCTGTTGGACCTTCTTCCAGCACAGTCACCAGGTTAGCAACCAATCAAAACATTGGCTAACGGCTTAGGCCTTGATTGACATAAGTTAAGGTGGTGTATGTCTGGAGCAAGCCAAGCATGTATGCGCAGCCTGCTAGGCTAGCAGATATTAAACTATGAACTTAATAACTTGTATAAATTGTACCTGGTGTCGCCATCTGAAGAGACTCGGTGTGTCGATGTTTGGGTGGGTATCATCCTCGTCGTCTGAGACCTCAATGTGGTCCCACACGCTGTAGTCTATCCTGGACATCCTGCCAGCAAGAACCCCAAGCTAACCAAGTTAGCCTCCTATAAGTCGGATCAAATGGAAGGCTAAACACACCTAAGGAGAAAATGTGACTGTGGAGCAAAAATCACGATGCAGACGCGCTACTCGGAAACGTTGGTTTGAGCTGAACGCAGAAACCGGACGTTTATTTTCCAGAACAAGCTCGGAAGGACCTTCCCCGCAACTACTAGCCAGATGCAGCTACAGAATTCTAGAAAGAATCGCTCCGAGCCTCCTACAAGCTTCCGCCTTACGTCATCACGTTGGCCGCCAGAAGCACGAACGACGACGTGATGCGGAAGACGTTTGTAAATAACAATTTTCCACatgatttggggggggggggggggggagaagaaaaaaaaaaaaaataaataaataaataaataaatatatatatatatatatatatatatatatatatatatatatatatatatatactttttttgtaaaaagagcATAAAAGGAAGTTAACGGTAACTCAACCCcaaatcagattatttttgcaaataaactgttatcgtggttgtcttatagtactgGCTACATGTCCaggtcattattttgaaaacttagtgcatatttgtttaattcCTGCTCGTGTGTCTAATATCGTAAGTGTGGCGCCCTTCTAGGGTTAAACGGTGGTCTTGGATTAAATATCAAATTAACATTGCGTTCGGTTGACCTGACGTAATTCTGATCTAGTGACGTAGTAGTTCTGCCACCccgtcttaaaaaaacaaaaagaaaatcacacagAATTAGTATGTGTTCactagttgtttttgttttgattaagCTTTGCATTCTTTATAGatagaagcgactgtactttctgcggaggatgaggagagcccgcctgcccccgcccatcctcacgaccttctacagaagcaccatagagagtattctgaccagctgtctctctgtgtggtgtggaggctgcagtgcctccgactggaagaacgtgaggagagtggtgaggacagcagaagggatcatcggggctcctcttccctccattaaggacatttcatcgcagcgctgtgtgtcccgagcccgtaacatcatcagggacccctcacacccccaccatggactattctccctgctgccctctggaaagaggttccgcagcatccgctgcaggtccactaggttcagcaaaagctttttccctgctgccatcagactgttgaactgctgaagtacaaaagtgtaccacactagattcgctgatttgcacatttgcacattgtatcgtatcctgAAAAATTGAGgctgcaccttaaccggaaacgcactgcaaaactgtgtacaatgcaactgtctacttttaaatcactgctgcaccctactgcatatttgtctacatttggtttacattgtttacatttcaactgcctactgttcactgctgcactttatccggaagcaaattgaaatttatcctgtaagtgactgcgattgatcactgcactttatcctgtactgtaattcactgcaaggtatcctgtagagttactgcaatatttctgagctgtgtgaaaacgaaatttcgttctgtatgcactctgtgtatacaaaatgacaataaagaaagtctaagtctctaagtctCTAAGATATGTTGTGTGTATTGTAtaggaaataatattttacaatatattatattacatCCTACTGAAATGAACTTGTGTATGTTACTTTTTGGCCTAATTGACTTTTGTCAATTGTTTATTATCCGATGTGTATCTACAATACAAACCAATTGGGGTTTAAATTTGTACAATTAAAATTAGTCTTTAAGTAAAATATTAGCATACCATTGTATgttaataatgtttattttgctaaaagttatttaattgatttttttaactgatatTTGTTTCATTACAAAGCTgtaccaaaaacatttttttcacaaattactTCACAAGTGGCATTTAGTCTACCTATTCACTTATTGAATGGAATAATTTACGagtatagatatagatagatagatagatagatagatagatagatagatagatagatagatagatagatatttaaaaacaacacataaaaacatataaaatgtgTTGCAGCATTGGTTTATGCTGAAGTTTTCCAAGTTCATGTTCTACTTAAGAAAGTGTGCAACACACCCATGTCTCTACTGAAAACATAAATGattgttgaaatacaaaatATAGTAAAAACAAAGGTTATGTCAAAAAGAATTTGACTTGTTTCTTATAAACTAAGATtaaatggaaaagaaacggtTTTCATCAGAATAACATGATCCATGAtgctaaaatgaaaataaaggaaGACCTTGATATAgttatttacataaatatatcATATGATGAAGCACATCAAAAGCCTCAGTTAACTTCAAATTATTACTTTATCATGAGATTATATGAAGTACATTTGTTAccacttttaatattttttgtatgaCATAAAAgatgtaattatttaaaatgcaaataatcAGATAATAATATTAGTAATAACATTAATAATCATAACAATGCAATGTATATAACAAGAACAGCAAATTTACCTGTGGCCTAATTAGACTATTGTCAATCGTTTATTGTCAGACAATCAGTTTCTAACATATATACTATTTATGTTTTACgtaattggaataaaattttCACAAAAGGAAAAATAGATTATCAGTTCCTGTTGAGACTCGGGGCAACTACATACTTCTCTTTCTGTGGGAGTAGTGCATTGTTGCTCAGTTTCTATTTGAATTTCAAAAGTTTCTAGTTTCAAATGTATTgggcataaaataaaaaaatcgttGCGCATTAAAAGTGTTATAATACagattttttaatatattatttCTACTAGCCTAGTAACTTACATTTATCAGTTTCTGACCATTTTTAGAGTTTTTAATGGATATTTGCTACATTACAATAGAAAACCAAAACTTACATACATACTGTTTTTCACATATTGAATTGTTCTGCTAACATCGAGTAAATGTTGTcactaattaaaatgtaaaaattaaattgtttaaatttatatatatatatatatatatatatatatatatatatatatatatatatatatatgatttcagaaataaaaataaatgtaaaaaataaagtgaaaatttTGTGTAGCAATTTAGTTTGAAACAAAGATTTTACGGCCTCTTAGTTAAACTTGAAAAGGTTATTGTACTATGCATAAATATGTCACTTTAGGGAATAAAACAAGTTACTGATGAAATTTGAAATATAGTAAAAATATTCGAAGATACTCTTGTCAAAaggtataatttatttttacctttttaaccCATAGACCAAGatggaaaaagaaacattaacaacaaaaaacatattcGTTGTACAATTTTTTGTAATGCCACAGAAATTCCAGATTGCTGACAGATAGGTATGGGTTTTATTACATCCTCTTGTGCTATTAATAGGTTctgaaggtcctgggttcaaactCCAGCCTGtgctctttctgcatggagtcctCCCACAATCCAAAAACGTGACTGTTGAGTTAATTGGTCTCTATAAACTTTCTTTGGGCATGAatatgtgtgtgcatggttgtttgtccttgGTGTCTCTGCGTTGCCCTGTGACGGACCGGCGACCTGTCCAGACCCCGCCTCTAGCCCAATGACAGCTGCTGATAGGCACCAGAGCAGGCTCCATGTAACCCTGCAAATGCAAGCAGGTACAGATGTTGATTCCAGAATTCTGTGTAGTTtcttaggttgttttttttaggtctgaAAACAATGTAgaaattacagtataaataaaatagaaaacacatcatctatataaaaaaaaaatacctaaaaaaatGATGGATCAATAAATTATATCATCCAAAAGTTACATGATTTCACTTATTTGGTCTTAAAAgattaactgaaatcttacatagATTCACTTTACACCAAGGGATATATtccaattgtttattttttgttaatattgaGGAATAAGCAATATATtgatacttttaaaatattgagatttaaaaaaaaaatacaagactatattgtttatatcaaGATGGTCTATCCATTATAGTTATACTTGTacgtattccagtaggttatttttttagctgtttctcatatttacctatatatatattgtatagcGACATTCAGCTTAAAATGTCGCTAtacaatattatttttggtccatatcatGGAAGCCTACTTACagcaaatgaaaatgtgaaGCTCAAGTTCTCAGAGAAAATATTACCTGAGCGCAATAAATAGTCAGATTTACACAGAAATGCTATGATGTGACCATGTTCCATCCCATAGATATTGCTCTAAtctattaattaaaatttagAGCATTAAGATGTTTCCTTACTTCTATCCGGCTTTGGTGATATTCAGGATATCATTCATAAGAACATTGACAAGCCATGGGAGTCTGTTGGatggtttgtgttttatttattaatttaagtcGATGCACAAGCTGGTCCCTGAACATCACGAACAGGGTGTTTGTTAATAAAACGCAGAGGTCTAGTTACGTCTGATGGTcgtgtagctttttttttttttaaatcagaatgtCTACTGCGTTTTAAAGCCTCATTCTTGGCACGTCCACACAGTGTCAATGACAACTCCGTGCTGCTAAATTACAGCGAGCTTTTAGAGTGGCACAGACCTCCTACATTGACGGAACGGAGCTTTCTACCGCTACATAAAAAACAGATGAGGTCAGTCATGTGTCGCTCTTGTCCTCCGTCGGTTTGGGGTCCTTAAAACCGGAGCAGCACACCGAGTTTCCCCCCTGGGCTTCACAGCACCGCCGCATGTCTCGGATCACCTCCTCGCACAGACTCTCCAGGTACTTATTAGCTGCGGGATGGGGAAGAAGTTAGCCAAAAGGGCTGAGACTATGAAAACAACGCACAACATCTGAAGTACCTTGCAAACACTTCTGGATGGCGCACGCTTGCTTTTGACAAGGGTCTTTCTGCGgcatttcttaaaataaaacgaAGACAAGGCGGACCCAAAGTGACTCCCACCTCTGTAAGAGGCAAGTCGCAGTAATGCTACTTCCTGCTGTGATCATGTGACGCATCAACGGCCAATCGtatctttgaaaataaaaaaagacaaagaaaaaaaagagataaaggGCGACCTCTTGTGGAGGGAGGGAGAATGACAGCTGGAATCTGTAAATGAATGAACGAAAGGTAGCTCCTTATTTGAAAACGATTATAAGTAaggttttaattaaatatatgtGTATGGCAAAATGTTAAGAATTTAAATTACTACACTTTACTATTCCAtataaattaatgaatgaaaaaggtgggtttttttttacgatAATAAAAAGCAGCACATCTGTCGAAACAGGCAACCTAATAACCAAATTCCAATTTTCTTATGGGCGTCTGTGTTgaacacaactttttttttttttttttttttttttttttttattaacatcatATATGACAAACAGCGTCGGCATCAGATGTacacaaatctgaaaaactTGAAGAAGCCGATCCAACTTGCTTCCGTACTTGCAGAGAAAACGaagacagtaaaaataaaaaataaataaaaaataaataaaataataatacaaataataataaaaaataaaaataattagggGTTTTCCATTAGTCTCAAATTGTTCACCATGTTATACAGTTCTGAATCTTGTTTTTTGTCCATGAATTTCAGAGATAAGAAGAGATGGCAGAGTTCCTTGTGAAAAGTGGGGAAAGATGGTTTGATTTTAAGAAAACGACATTTGTGAATGAAAAACTTACCCATgataattattacatttagtAATCTTTCaaatatcttttcttttctcagagTTCCAAAAACATTGTCTTTTATAGAAAATTCAGGTAAATTTGGAATTTTAGGGAAAAGCCAGTAGTGCACATCATCCCACAAAGCTTTGCAATAcacacattcataaaaaagatgTTCAGTTGACTCAATATCAccgttacaaaaaaaacaagtattatCATCAATAGCAAATCGAAGTCTAAGGAATTCCTTAGAGGGGTAAACACCtgaaaagattttaaagtgGACTTCCTTGGGTTTTGGAGGAACTGggagatttaaataatttgttctaATATTTACCTTTTGGTCCTTTGAAAAAAGATGTGATATAAAATTTGGATTTGatacaaaaggaaataaaatattagtaaaGCATTCCCTAATTTTTgaatttttcagtttattatcTGTGATACTGTGCCCATTAATCAGAAGTCCAGGTAGCACAGGGATTCTGTAATTAGGGTTCTCATAAAAGCATTTAGCTGTGCATAAAATATTTGGCGGAATAGCTTTAataactttttcaaatttacttttatttatttgcaggtTATATTTTGCACAGAAGTCTTCAAAAGACATAATCCCtccattatttaataaatgcatCACAGACCAAACACCTTGTTCTAGCCAATTATGGGCAAAGATtgatttattattcatttttatgtaACGGCAATTCCATAAGGGAGTATTGTGTGGGCTATAGTTATGCTTATAAATTAATCTCCAGTATAATAAAACTTGCTGGTGAAAGAAGGAAAGTTTAACAGGCAGTTTTTTAACGTCAAAGTCACATCTAAGAAGGAAACTAATTCCGCCcagatttgaaaatattttgcttggaatATGGAAccataatttattttgatttgtcaGAAAAGATCGGagccaatttatttttaaagtgccaTTCATACTGTCAAATTCAATAGCTTGTAGGCCTCCGTCttcaaactgtttaattaaattacCTTTTCTGATATAGTGAGTTTTTTGTTTCCATATGAAGTCAAAATTCATTCTGTTGATAGATTTGATTGCTGAATTGGGTATTCCTAATGTATATGCAGGGTAGATTAGTCTGGAGATACTTTCCATTTTGGTAAGAAATATTCTTCCCAGAATAGATAAATCTCTGTGTGTCCATTTATTTAGCTgagttttgcatttttgaagtttgtcccaaatattcagattttctaaatcagatttatttttatttatatgcacACCCAGATATTTAACATTGGATTTAACAGGAATACTAAAAGCAGTAGACATGGGACAGTCTTTAAGAGGCaagatttcacatttgtttaaatttaatttaagacCTGAAGCATTTGAGAATGTTTCAATCAATTTGAGAATTTTGGGAATTTCATTTAGGTTATTTAAGAATATGGTTGTGTCATCAGCTAACTGACTAATAGAAAACTCTTTGCCTCCCACCGACAATTTGCCAAATTGAGCATTTTTAATTGATATGGAAAGCATTTCTGCAGCAGCAATAAACAGCAAAGGAGAGATTGGACAACCTTGTTTTATACCTTTGTTGATGTTAAATCTTTGTGAGGTACCATGTGGAAGACACACTGAACTGTTTGTatctttataaaatgttttaattacattaataatttttttaccaaaccCAAATAAATCTAAAGCTTTGAACATAAATTCATGTTCTATCATATCAAAGGCTttataaaagtctaaaaataatacaaagccttcattttcaattaaatggtTATAGTCAATTAAGTCCAAAATAAGGCGAATGTTGTTATGAATAGAGCGTCcttttataaatccagattGAGTGTCAGAGATAATTTGGGTTATGCCTGATTTTAACCTGTTAGCAAAAATGTGTGTCAGAAGCTTGTAATCATTATTTAATAGTGTTATTGGTCTTAAATTATCAAGAAGAGTTGGATCTTTTCCGGGTTTAGGGATGAGCGTGATGACACCTTGTTTCATAGTGTGGGTTAAACAGCCATTTTCTAATAGCTCTGTAAGCATTCCAAATACAAGGGTTCTTATGTGAACccaaaaatgtttataaaagttaCTTGTTAAGCCATCGCAGCCCGGAGCTTTGTCCTTGGATAAAGCATCCAAAGCTTTATCC
Proteins encoded in this region:
- the cmc4 gene encoding cx9C motif-containing protein 4; the protein is MPQKDPCQKQACAIQKCLQANKYLESLCEEVIRDMRRCCEAQGGNSVCCSGFKDPKPTEDKSDT